One segment of Leguminivora glycinivorella isolate SPB_JAAS2020 chromosome 12, LegGlyc_1.1, whole genome shotgun sequence DNA contains the following:
- the LOC125232076 gene encoding uncharacterized protein LOC125232076 — translation MADTLESGSEGAGEAGEAATPHGIVKCVKLPLPENILAYLEKRELVRDDQIKPCNSLAEKVTSNYIIAKEIISNLCWQEKMLAKLVCSTWLSAVHTLEREQLSPADFVMDLHSCCSSRVGIEYKKSANFATEPLTVLTFANTAGFNITCKCKVICPIPCMPPCEKEHCLLDLVQRYVSAPKDCMLTVRAQYLSYMPLPQSITYEHAITRHMFIRSNPFIGGVYIPKLPDVEYHVINIKSKGDIKSDFYREIARISETRIFKGVIVYVTEKYLLHSVQDIVFLNYIKEVQPDVPYALGGCIVEDTMFEQSDLNHIVDQVNDGKDFITENLISIGLFSVPKGEDNKEKVDRYNFEVYSLIIDTSDWAKSRISSAITEFAGQVPRFEHSVAIKLSCLGRDQKHEVEQDYFRASFPQTRIAGCYGNGELGINHPPRQPDKTPNPAKRVRQDTGPHFGIMYSYSTVFMYIGWGKSSPPVEPSASLQKTRSKTQARFRTN, via the exons ATGGCAGACACTCTCGAGTCTGGGAGCGAGGGCGCCGGAGAGGCTGGCGAGGCAGCAACACCTCATGGGATTGTAAAATGTGTGAAACTACCACTGCCTGAAAACATTTTAGCTTATCTAGAAAAGAGGGAATTAGTCAGGGATGATCAGATTAAGCCTTGTAATAGTTTGGCGGAAAAGGTTACTTCTAATTATATAATAGCCAAAGAAATTATTAGCAACTTGTGCTGGCAGGAGAAGATGTTAGCCAAGCTAGTGTGCAGCACTTGGCTTTCTGCTGTGCACACATTGGAGCGGGAGCAACTGAGTCCTGCTGACTTTGTAATGGACTTGCATTCTTGCTGCTCATCTAGAGTGGGGATTGAGTACAAGAAATCTGCCAATTTTGCTACAGAGCCATTGACTGTACTAACATTTGCAAACACAGCCGGTTTCAATATAACATGCAAATGTAAAGTGATTTGCCCCATTCCTTGTATGCCGCCCTGTGAAAAGGAACATTGCT tgtTGGACCTGGTGCAGAGATATGTCAGTGCGCCTAAAGATTGTATGCTGACAGTGCGAGCTCAGTACCTCTCATACATGCCACTTCCACAATCTATCACATATGAACATGCAATCACTCGCCACATGTTTATCCGTTCCAACCCATTTATAGGAGGAGTTTACATCCCAAAGCTGCCTGATGTTGAATACCATGTCATAAACATAAAGTCCAAAGGAGATATTAAGTCAGATTTCTATAGAGAGATAGCTAGGATCTCAGAAACCAGAATCTTCAAGGGAGTCATTGTTTATGTAACAGAGAAATATCTATTGCACTCGGTGCAGGatatagttttcttaaattacatAAAGGAAGT CCAGCCTGATGTTCCGTATGCCTTGGGAGGATGCATAGTAGAGGATACAATGTTTGAACAAAGTGATCTAAATCACATTGTAGACCAAGTAAATGATGGTAAAGACTTCATCACGGAAAACCTTATTTCTATTGGGCTGTTTTCGGTGCCGAAGGGCGAGGATAACAAGGAGAAGGTGGATAGGTACAATTTTGAAGTGTACTCGCTTATAATTGATACTTCAGATTGGGCCAAGTCGAGAATAAGCAGTGCTATCACTGAG TTTGCAGGACAAGTCCCAAGGTTCGAACATAGCGTGGCAATCAAGCTGTCATGCCTCGGACGCGACCAAAAGCATGAAGTCGAGCAGGACTACTTCAGAGCATCGTTTCCACAAACTCGCATCGCCGGTTGCTATGGGAACGGAGAACTTGGCATCAACCACCCGCCGCGGCAGCCTGATAAAACTCCCAATCCTGCCAAACGAGTCCGTCAAGACACCGGCCCTCATTTTGGAATTATGTACTCATATTCCACGGTTTTCATGTACATTGGCTGGGGAAAGAGCTCCCCTCCTGTTGAACCGTCGGCAAGCTTGCAAAAGACACGCAGCAAGACTCAAGCTCGATTTCGAACTAATTAA